The proteins below come from a single Sander lucioperca isolate FBNREF2018 chromosome 20, SLUC_FBN_1.2, whole genome shotgun sequence genomic window:
- the crebl2 gene encoding cAMP-responsive element-binding protein-like 2, whose protein sequence is MDDNKMVAGKVKKPGKRGRKPAKIDLKAKLERSRQSARECRARKKLRYQYLEELVSSKERAICALREELEMYKQWCSAMDQGKIPSEIKALLTGDEQKLPQGASGTKTSKKNNISSSA, encoded by the exons ATGGATGATAACAAG atgGTGGCTGGTAAAGTGAAGAAACCGGGCAAACGCGGCCGCAAGCCTGCAAAGATCGACCTGAAGGCCAAACTGGAGCGGAGCCGCCAGAGCGCCAGAGAGTGCCGAGCCAGGAAGAAGCTGCGGTACCAGTACCTGGAGGAACTGGTCTCCAGCAAGGAGAGAGCCATCTGCGCCCTGCGGGAGGAACTCGAGATG TACAAGCAGTGGTGTTCGGCCATGGATCAGGGGAAGATCCCGTCAGAGATCAAAGCTCTGCTGACCGGAGACGAGCAGAAGCTGCCCCAGGGCGCCAGCGGCACCAAGACGTCCAAGAAGAACAACATCAGCAGCAGCGCTtaa